The segment ATTGCTGATCGCCGCGTTGCTGGCTTGCCCAGTGCGGTGCTTTGCGCATTCGGTGGCGTCGCTTGCTGATGGCAACGTTCAGACCAAGGGATGCTCCTGCTGCGATGCGTGCGACACCGGTTCGGACGCGAGCGAAGAGTCCGGCGATTTCCCTGATGACGGGTGCAATTGCCAAGACTGCATCTGCAAGGGTGCGATCACTCAAAATGATGGCGAGGCATTCGCGACGGCTGATGTTGAATTCAGCGTCTTCCTTGCCTCCATCGAATTTCCGCTCTCGCGGATCTCGACTCAGAGCGCCGGATCGAACTTCGATCACCTAAACACATCGGGGTATCTTAGTGGCCGCGATGCGCGAATTGCGCACCAATCTTTGCTGATTTAAATCAGCCTCTTCTTTTGACAATTTAACGTTGTCAGATCTCTCAGCTTGACTCAACCGACGTGTTTGCTGCGCGGTGCCGTGGCGTAGGCTTCCAACCTGCGTTGATATGCATGCCCATGCTGGAAGCCTAAGTCAAGCTGTCTCTCCCCTCAATCCATACCAACCTTAGCTCACAACCAACCATGCTGCTTCCCTGGGAATACGGAGTTCGCAATCTGGCCCGTCGGCCGGTGCGAACCGCACTGACGCTGGTCGCACTAGCGACCGTCGTGATGCTAGTGTTTGTTGTGGTCGGATTCATTCGTGGACTAGAACAATCCCTTGCTGTCAGCGGAGATAAGCAAGTCGTGCTGGTCTATTCCGTCACGTCGGAAGAGAACATTGAGAACTCGTCGATCCTTGCCCAAACTCCATCGTTGTTGACAGCAAGTTTGAACACAGCGGTGAGACGGTTCGGAGTCACGCACGTTTCGCCGGAACTGTATTTAGGCACACGAGTGAAGACGGACGAAGGCGATGGTGGGCTGGGCCTGGTCCGTGGCGTGACGCTGTCCGCACCCCTTGTTCGCCGGTCCGTCAAACTGATCGAGGGCGGATGGCCTGGCGAAGGACAAGTCATCGTGGGACGGTTAGTTGCCGCAAAACTTGGCAGTTCAGACGAATCATTGTTGGTCGGAAAAAGCATTTGGTTTGAAGGAAAGGAATGGAAGATCAGTGGCCGTTTTGCTGCAGGGGGTGCGGCCTATGAATCAGAGATTTGGTGCAAGCTTGGCGACTTTCAATCGACCACCAAACGGCAGGACCTGAGCTTGGTTGCGATGCTATTGTCGCCGGGTGGGTCTGCGGCGGAAGTCCAATTGTTCTGCAAAGAACGCAACGATTTGGAACTAAGGGCGATCCGAGAAACCGACTACTACGCGTCGTTGCAGCAGCACTACAAACCAGTCCGACTACTGGCTTGGTTCGTCGTTGCGTTAGTGTCCGCTGCGGGTATCTTCGCAGGTTTGAACATGATGTACGGCGCGGTTGCAGGTCGAAATCGTGAAATCGCGACGCTGCAGGCGATCGGATATCGACGACGCGCAATCTTGGCCAGCTTGGTGCAAGAAGGAGTTTTATTGGCGGCGGCTGGTTCGCTGCTGTCAGGTGTGATCGCACTGACGATGCTGAACGGCATTGCGGTTCGGTTCACGATGGGTGCGTTCACTTTACGCATCGACAGTGTCGCAATTTTAATCGGTTGCGGTGTTGGATTGTTGTTGGGTGTCGTGGGTGCGTTGCCACCGGCGCTGAAAGCGTTGCGAGCAGAAGTCGCAACCAGTTTAAAGGCAGTTTAGTTTCTCGTGGAGTTTTGAAATGAAGATGTATTTCAGTTTGACGTTAGTTGGTATCAGCTTGTTGGCCGCCGGATGCGGATCGTCCGAAGTGGCAACCGCCCCAACCGAAGGCTACTCGGCAGCAAAGTCCCCATACTTGGTCGACAGCGAACCTGCTGGTGCGATTCCGGTCGGGGAAGCACGCGAGTCGACCGAAGACGGTGCGGAGGTGACGCTGGTCGGATTGATCGGCGGTTCGAGCGAACCGTTTGTTGACGGACTGGCGGCGTTCACGATCGTTGATCCGAAGGTGCCTTACTGCGCCGACGACGAAGGCTGCCCGACACCCTGGGACTACTGCTGTACCCAAGACCAAGTCGAAAACAACATTGCGACGGTCAAGATCGTTGACGAAGCCGGGCGCCCCGTGGTTCATGGTGCGCGTGGACTGTTGGGAGTCAAGGAATTGTCGACCGTCGTCGTCAAAGGCAAAGCCAAACGAGATGACCAGGGCAATTTAACGGTCTCGGCGAACCAAGTCTTCGTGCGGCCCGGTCAATAGTCATGGCAAAACCTCCGATTGACCTTAGCCGACTCGCGCTCGATCGATCCCCGCACGGCGAGACAACCACGCCGAACCGTCGTCGCAAACGATGGTTCACGCGATACGTGCTGCCACTGGGCATCTTCGCAGGCTTCGTTGCCTTGTTGGGTGCGGCCGCAGGTCGACAATGGTTGCCGTCAACTTCGGTCACAGTCGTTCCCGTCATTGTGAAACGAAGCGAGATCCAACAGGCCGGTACGACGCTGTTTCAAGCACCGGGCTGGATCGAACCTCGACCAACCGCGATTAGCGTTGCGGCGCTCGCGCCGGGCGTGATCGAAGAGCTATTGGTCGTCGAGGGACAGCAGATTGAAAAGGGCGAAGCAATTGCAAGGCTAATCTCAATCGACGCCGAACTGATCGTCGAGCAAGCAAAGAACACGCTCGCGATCCGTGACGGCGAAGTCAACCGAGCCATAGCGGAACTCGACGCCGCGAAGATTCGCGTCGAGAATCCGGTGCATTTGCAAGTTCAATTAGCAGACGCGGAAAGCACCTTGGCGAAAGCGATGACAGAGCTTTCCAAGTTGCCGTTCCTGATCACGGCTGCCCAGGCCAACGCCGAGTTCGCGCGAGGCAGCATGGAAGGAAAACGATCAGCCAAAGGAGCGATTTCTGGCCGCATTATCGCTCGATCGGAAAGCGAGCACGCTACCGCAGATGCCGATCTAAAAGAGCTTCTCAGTCGGCAACCAAACTTACAACGCGAAATCGATGCACTGACGAACAAAGTGAACGCGATCAAACAGCAAATCAAATTGCTGGTCGAAGAAACGCGTCAAGTCGAAGAAGCGAAAGCCAAGTTGCAATCCGCCGAGGCGATGCGCGACGAGGCCAAACTGCAAGTGCGCCAGACAGAACTGACTCTTGATCGGAACGTCGTTCGCGCCCCGATCAGTGGACGCGTACTGCGGCTGATTGCGGCTCCCGGAACTCGCGTCATGGGTCTCGATTCAACCGCCGGGCAAAGCTCGAGCACGGTGATTGAAATGTATGACCCGCATCGACTGCAAGTTCGTGCCGATGTTCGACTAGAGGACGTCCCAATGGTTACCCACGGCCAGTCGGTCGAGATCGAAACCGCATCGACCAAGGGTGTCATCCAAGGCCGCGTTCTGCAAATGACAAGCACGGCCAACATTCAAAAGAACACGCTTGAAGTGAAGGTCGAATTGATCGCACCGCCGGAAACCGTCAGCCCTGAAATGCTGGTCGCGGCAAGCTTCCTGGCCCCGGTCACCGACAGTCCGGGGAAGGGACCTAACGAAACCGAACGCATGTTTGTTCCAAACCAGCTGGTTCAATCCGCAGATTCAGGCACCTTTGTCTGGATCGTCGACGCGGCAAACGTTGCCCAACGCCGGGCCGTTGATACGGGCAACCTTAGCGATGATGGACTGATCGAGATCAGGTCTGGTCTGCAGGCGACCGACAAACTGATCGCCAGTAACGCCGACGGATTAAAACCAGGCAGTCCCGTGGTCGTGACGGGCGACCATCAAACTTTGGGGATCAATTAAATGGCATTAGTAGAACTGCGTGGCGTTTCCAGGAGCTTTCATAAAGGCGATGAGACGATCACGCCTCTCGACAACATCGACTTGGACATCCAAGCGGGCGAGTTCATGTCCTTGATGGGACCAAGTGGTACAGGCAAGAGCACATTGCTGAATCTGGTAAGCGGTATCGACCGACCAGATTCGGGAACGATTATGGTCGACGGTACCGAGGTGACGAAGCTATCTCGCGGCAAGCTTGCGGATTGGCGAGCGGCCAATCTTGGCTACATTTTTCAAACGCACAATCTGATCCCGGTTTTAACGGCCTATGAAAACGTAGAACTTCCGACGCTGCTTTTGAAACTGTCCTCACAACAGCGCCGGCAACGCGTTAACTTAGCGTTAGAAGCGGTCGGATTAAGCGATCGTGCCGACCACTACCCGCGACAACTCTCGGGCGGCCAAGAGCAGCGGGTTGGAATCGCGCGAGCAATTGTTGCTCACCCCAAAGTCGTCGTCGCGGATGAGCCAACCGGCAGCCTTGACGTGGAAACCAGCGAGCAAATCCAAGTCTTGCTGCAACGGCTCAATCAAGAACTCGACATCACGATGTTGATGGTCACGCACGACAGCGACGTCGCCAGCATTGCCTCGCGTCAAATGGTTCTGGATCGAGGCAAGTTCTTGGAAAGGGTTCGTTCATGACATCCTATGTCCTAAAAACACTCTGGCGTCATCGCACGCGCACTCTTCTGACCGTGACCGGTGCTGCGGTGGCGATGTTCGTGTTTTGCTTTGTCGGCTCGGTGCAGGAAGGTTTGAACCGGCTGACAACGGGGGCGGATGCTGATCGCAGCCTGATTGTGTTTCAAGAGAATCGATTTTGTCCGACGACGAGCCGTCTACCCGAAGACTACGCGAGTAGGATCCGCGAAGTCGCGGGGGTCCGTGACGTGATGCCGATCCAAGTTTGGACGAACAACTGTCGCGCCAGCTTGGATATCGTGGTGTTCAACGGTGCGAACCCTGCACAGATCCAGAAAACTCGTCCCATCAAACTAACCAGCGGCAACTGGCAACAGTTCGCCGCGCAACGTGACGCTGCGATTGTCGGGCGCAACGTGGCCCAACGGCGTGGCTTAGAAACCGGTGATCAATTCTCGATCGGTGACATCTCGGTCAAAGTCGCGGGCGTCTTCGAATCAACCGTGCCGTCGGAAGAGAATCTGATCTACACCAGTCTCGCGTTCCTGCAATACACACGCGGGCTCGATGCTGCGGGACTGGTCACCCAACATGAAGTGCTTCTGGAGCACGATGCTGACCCTGATCGCGTTGCCAGCGAAATCGATGCAACCTTGCGAGCCGGTTCCGTAGCAACAACAACTCGCCGCAAAGGTGCTTTTCAGGCCAGCACTCTATCGGATCTGGTCGATTTGATTGGGTTTGCCCACTGGCTGGGATACGCCTGCGTCGGTTTGGTACTGTCGCTTGTTGCAACGACCACGGTGATGAGTGTTCAAGATCGAATCAAAGAATACGCAGTCCTGCAAACGATCGGCGTCCGGCCGATGCGAACCATGCGACTGGTTCTCGCCGAAAGCACGATTCTGTGTCTTGTCGGTGGCATCGCAGGCACATTGCTTGCCCTGACGGCACTCGGGATCGGTGGCTTTGCGATTGGAGCCGAAGGAGCAACGATCGCGTTTCGTCCGTCACTGGGACTAGCGATCACAGGGACCATCGTGTCACTGGTCGTCGGTGTCGTGGCTGGCTTGGCACCGGCAATCCAAGCGGCAACCGTTCCGATCGTCAATTCGCTGCGTCAGTCTTAACTGCTGTAGGAAACAACCAGGCCTGGAAGATGCGAGTCAGTATCGGCATCACAATCCACGTCATCAGCACCACGCTAGCCGCAGCGAGCATTGCGCTGCTGACCAATGGATGTATCCCCGCAACCATGGGCTTCAGCATTGCGATCATCGGTAACACGGTGGCGTAAACAGCAATCCAGATGATCACCGCCATTTTGTATTTTGGCGGATGCGACTGCTTAGCGACTTCGGTGTGAGCTTCCAATTGCGGCGGCTCGAACCAGGCTTCCAACCCAGTTAGGTGCTGGATATCGGCTGGCTTCGCCTCGAACGCGCTTAGTGCCACCACGCAGGCCTGCCGTTCCGGCGAGTCGTACCAACGCTGCATATGTTCGTGACTATCAAACTTGGTAATGACACGATATTGACGATCCAAAGCCGTATGTGGCTTCAAGACAGTCGCGCCCAAATGACCTGGAAAACTTAGTGAGGTGCGAATCAATTCTCCGATCGCTTGTTCCCACAAGTGTTCTTTCCCGGTCGCCGGACATGCCGTTGCAAGAATCGTTGAAGGCTCGTTTGCTATCGAGGAATCCATCGTTGATGACTTTGTGCTCATCATTCGGCACTCGCTTCCATCGACGCACGAGTTTTCTCGAGCAGCCGGATCAACTCTTTCAAATCGCTTCGAGTCATGCGTTTCAAAGTTCGCTTTTCTAGTTCAATCAGCGGGTCAAACGCCCACTGAATCATTTCGATGCCCTTTGTAGTGATGCCGACATAAACGACCCTTCGGTCTTCGATACAGCGTCTACGGACTACGTAACCCTGGCGCTCGAGTCGATCGACAAGACCAGTGATCGCCGGCACAACTTGGATCATCCGTTCAGCAATTTCTCCGCAAGTGATCTCGCGATCTTCGGTTTGCAAGATGCGCAGCAGATTGAACTGTGATAGTGTCAGGTCATGCTCGCGGAAGAACCGAGCCAGTCGATTTTCGAGTTGATCGCCCGTTCGAAGCAAACTTAGGATTGCTTCCTGCTCTACCGAAGCAAACGGTTGCTTCCGCTTCAACTCGTCCTGTAGTTTTCCAGCGGCCATCACGCAGTCCTCGGCATTTGTTGAACCCACATACTTCACAAACAAGTATCTTACGCGTCAACCATAATACGTCAAGAGATTTCGCCCCGTTGGCTCCTGCTAATCTGACCGCTAAAACTCAGGTCCCGGACGAGATGCGCCGTCCCCGGTTACGAAAAGACGACGCACTTGCGAGATGAACCCCCGTAGGAGATCGTCATGGTTTCGTGGATATTGCTGATCGTTGCAGGCTTGCTGGAAACCGGGTGGGCCGTAGGACTAAAATACACCGACGGCTTCACCAGATTTTGGCCATCGGTTTGGACCGTGACTGCGTTAGTCGCCAGCATGATTCTGCTTGCGATTGCCGTGCGAGATTTACCGATCGGCACCGCTTATCCGATCTGGGTCGGAATCGGTGCAATTGGGGCCGCCGTCTTTGGAATGCTCGCACTCGGTGAATCGACGTCCCCGGCACGAATTCTCTTCTTGTTGCTGATGGTCATCGCGATCATCGGACTCAAAGCAACTTCGGCTGCCACGACTTCAAACATAGACTAACCATCTCGCAAATTCGCCAAGCACGCCACCATCACTGTTCATCCGCTGACGGACCGTACAGTGCAGGAACAGAAACGTCGTTCACTCGCAAGTAGACGCATAAATGGCCGCGGTGGTGGACGATATGGTTCATCACCCAAGTTCGCAGAACAGCAAACTTCGGCATGGTGAATATGGTTTCGCCCGTCTTCAACAGACTCCACGGCTTGTGAAGTTCCTCGTCGCTAACGGAATCCAACAATGTGCGAGCACGAGCAACATTCTTATCGAAGGCAGCAACAATCTCTTCGACCGAATCAAAACAAGGCACCTTAAACGGTTCGCCGTCCTTCGGCATCACATCTAAGGAATCGGTTTCGATCGTCATCGTTGCCCACGACGGAAGATTGGCCAAGTGAGAACCAACCCAGCCGATCGTGTTCGACTTTTCGTGAATCTTCCATGCAAGCTTGGCGTCGGGCACTCTCTCAATCACTTTTCGCGTGCCCGCCATCTCGTTGTCGAACTCTGGCAGCAATTTTTTTCCGATGGTCATAATATTCCTGAATTCATTCTAGATTCAATCGATCCGACATAGGTGTTAACGAACCACCGGACAACACAGACGAACTAGGATTACGAGCACGAAATAGGATTGAGAGAGGATACCAAACCGCGATTGCGAATGGCTACTTTTGCGAGTGCAGACCGAACATGTTGCCTTCGGTATCGACGGCCAAAGCGATGAAACCATACTCACCGATCGAGAACTTGGGCTTCTCGATTTTGCCTCCCGCAGATTCGACTCGCGATGCTTCGGTCGCACAATCTTCGCAGGCAAAATAGACCAGCGTGCTGTTGCCGCCTGACGGAAACCCGTCCATTTTCACGAGCGCACCTGCCGCACCTGAACCGTCCATGTCCATTGGAAAGGTCAACATTTCGATTTCGGGCATCTGCAACTCAGTCAGCTCCGTTCCGAGTACCGTCTCATAGAACAACTTGGCACGGCCAAGATCTTGGACGTAAATTTCGAACCAACATACGGGATTACTTTGCATTGTTCTGATTTCCTTTTGCTTGAATTAGGGTTCAACGACGTTACCAAACGCCGTTCTTGAATTACGAGTGCTCTGTCATTGGGGGACTTCCCGTTGGTCATCAATGGACGGCAAATTCGTTGACGCTTGAACCACCAATTGAAAGACGCGAGGGTCGCGCAAACCCAACGCGATCCACATCACAACGGCGATGATGATGGGAAAGAAGAACGGATCTCCCACACGCACGTGCGATGCCGTTGCTCCACCAAAGTAGGCCGTCAACAGAATGGCGCCAATAAACCCCGTACGAGGAATCAGCAGAAGTACTGCCAACACGACTTCAACGACACCGACTTTGAACATCAACCCTTCATCCCAACCGAGATGGCTAAACATCTCTGCCTTGCCTTCCCACTGAGTGAACTTGCCACTCGCACTGGCAAATACAAGGAAGGCAGCCAACAACACGCTGAGTCCCCATCCAGTGACTTTCGATTTAGACATACTCAATTACTTTCGTTTTTTACGGTTGGCGTTTGGTTCTGTTCCGGCAGCGTCTCGATCGGACGAACTTCCACAGTGCCTTTCTTCGCAGGCGGAAGTCGCTCGGCGATCGCGATTGCTTCGTCAAGGTCGTCCACATCGATAATGTAGTAGCCGCCAAGCTGTTCGGTTGTTTCGGCAAATGGGCCGTCGGTGATTTGACGCTTGCCATCACGAACGCGGACGCTGGTTGCAGTCGTCACGGACCGCAGTGGCGAGGAAGCGATCCATTTGCCTTCCCTTTCAAGTTCCTCGCAGATCGACATGGACTTGACCATGCAGGCTTTGCGTTCATCCTCGGTCCAGCCATCCTCGGCACCATAGATCAATAGCATGTATTTCATCGAAAACTCCCAATATGGTTATTCAGTAACTCTGGATGCTGGCGGCTTTGTTGCCCTTGGTGCTTGTGAATTCGATGACATGACAGAAACGTCGCCTTTGCCCGTTAGCCATGACCTTAACTCCGCTGGCGGCGCCGACCTTTCCGTGCGAAATGGCATGATCCACGGTGACCGTGTCCGATGTTGTCACGATCTTTATCGCGTCAAGAATAGCATCGTCTCCGACAATGTCCCGACTATCTGATTACCGCCAAACGGCGGTCTCAACTCATCCGATTTCCGAGACTTTGCCAGTCTCGAGCGCGATGGCGATGTTCTGCACAACATGGTTCTTGGGCGAGTTTCCGCAATCACCACTTTCCGTGACTTTAGTCATTTTACAACCTCCATCGTTGCTGTTGACTGCCTACTGCTGTTCGCCGGGAACCATCACCATCCAGCCAATACCGAATTTGTCGGTAACCATGCCGTATCGCGGTGACCAGAACGTTTTCCCCAGCGGCATCTCGACGTTGCCATCTTCGGCAAGCGCCGTGAACACACGATCGCAAACAGCCTCATTCTCGACCGACATTGCCAGACGAAATCCCTGATGACTCGTCGCGTCTCCGCAACCGTCCGACGCCATCAGTGTCATCTTGCCGATCTTGAAAGAGGCATGCATCACCTTTTCCTCAAACCCAGGCTGCAGCATACCGTCGGGAACGGGATCAGGACTTTCGCTAAACCGCATCTTCATCAAAACGGTTGCCCCCATTGCTTGCTCGTAAAAACCCAGCGCCTCCTCACAGCGTCCGGCAAAGAACAGGTAGGGCTGAACCACGGCCTGTTGCATCGTGACTGTCTCGCGCAGCTTGTATTCTTGGTCGCTCAACACGCCCGAAGGATCGCTGTCGGCAAAATCCTCCGTTGCATACAGCGGACGAATCTCGATGTCCGAATCTTCCAGCATCGGATTGGGGCATCGCTTGACCCAGTCAATTGCTTCCTGCATCGAAGCGACTTCCCATAACCAGAAACCGGCGACCAACTCTTTTGTCTCGGCGAATGGACCGTCGGTTGAACTTCGGTCGGAACCGCTGAAATGAACTCGAACGCCTTCCGAACTCGGCTTCAACCCTTCACCTGCCTTCACGATTCCTGCTTGGACTAGTTCCTCATTGAACTTTCCCATATCCGCCAACAGCTTCTCGTCCGGCATTTCGCCGGCTTCGGAACTCTTGGTTGCTTTGACAAAGACGACTACTTTCATTTGATATCCCGTGACTCAAACAGGTTTGATTTTCAAAACGAATTACGACTGCTGCATCGCCACGAGATCCATCCACATCGGTTCCCAAACGTGACCGTTGGGGTCAGTAAAACTTCGCCCATACATGAATCCGTGGTCTTGAGGCGGGTTTATATCGGCGGATCCTCCGTGGCTCCCAGCTAGTGCGGTTATCTCATCGACTGCCTCCCGGCTGTCGCAGGAGATGCACAGCGCCACTTCGCTTGAGGTTGTTGGCGGTATCGGTCGATCGGTGAACGTCCGCCATTTATCGTGTGTTAACAACATGACGTGAATCACATCACTCCACACCATGCATGCTGCAGTATCATCGGTAAACTGTGGATTGTTCTCGAATCCGATCGCCTTATAAAAGGCCATCGAAGCTCTGAGGTCGAGGACGGGGAAGTTCACGAATATCTTTTTCGTCATTTCTTTTCTCGATGAAGAATGAATTGTTTCGGATCAACCGCGAATCGCCGCCTCGATTGCAGCGACGTCGATCTTTTTCATCTGCATCATCGCATCGAAGACTCGTTTGGCGACCGCTGGATTAGGATTGGTATAGCCTTGTGTCAGCACGATCGGCGTGATCTGCCAGTTCACTCCCCATCGGTCTTTGCACCAACCGCACTGGCTCTCTTCGCCGCCACCCGACACGATGGCGTTCCAATAGCGATCCGTCTCGGCTTGGTCGGCAGTTGCGACCTGAAAAGAGAACGCCATATTGTGCACGATACCGGGGCCTCCATTAAGTCCGAGGCAGGGCATGCCCATCACCGTGAACTCGACAGTCAGTACATCTCCTTTTTTCCCAGCAGGATAGTCGCCTGGCGCATGATGCACCGCGCCGGTGGAAGAGTTCGGAAAGGTCTCGGCGTAAAATCGAGCGGCCGCCTCGGCGTCGCCGTCGTACCAAAGACAAATCGTGTTTTTCGCTGGCTTCGTCGCTATCGATTTTTCTTTCGTTTTCGCAAATCCAACCCCGCGTTCGGCAATCAGCGAGTTGATCTGTTGGTCGGCGGGACGAATTTCAAACGGTCCCATTTTCACTCCCGGATGCTTCGACATCAGGGCAATGGCGTGGTCCATGTCACGGGCGTCCAGCAAGAGAATGCCACCGAGCACTTCTTTCGTTTCAGCGTACGGCCCATCGGTAACATCGACTTGCCCGTTCTTGATCCGCAAAGTCACTGCATCGCGTGACGAACCGAGTGCTTCGCCACCAAGAAAATGGCCACCGCTGCGCAATTGATCGTCGTACATAAAACACTCATCCAAGACCTGCTGCCCGTCGGCTTCTGATAGCGAATCCCAATTTCCTTCCTCGATGTAGCCCAAACAAACGTATTTCATTGGTTTCTCCGTGTGGATCTGTGTTTGTCAGATGCATTCTCCCGTGATTTACCTAGTAGTCGAACGGGGTGCCGACAAATCGACATTTAGCAGCAATTTTATTTTGATTGCCCGTCTCAGCCGAACTGAGCTAACCGCTTC is part of the Rubripirellula reticaptiva genome and harbors:
- a CDS encoding ABC transporter permease — translated: MLLPWEYGVRNLARRPVRTALTLVALATVVMLVFVVVGFIRGLEQSLAVSGDKQVVLVYSVTSEENIENSSILAQTPSLLTASLNTAVRRFGVTHVSPELYLGTRVKTDEGDGGLGLVRGVTLSAPLVRRSVKLIEGGWPGEGQVIVGRLVAAKLGSSDESLLVGKSIWFEGKEWKISGRFAAGGAAYESEIWCKLGDFQSTTKRQDLSLVAMLLSPGGSAAEVQLFCKERNDLELRAIRETDYYASLQQHYKPVRLLAWFVVALVSAAGIFAGLNMMYGAVAGRNREIATLQAIGYRRRAILASLVQEGVLLAAAGSLLSGVIALTMLNGIAVRFTMGAFTLRIDSVAILIGCGVGLLLGVVGALPPALKALRAEVATSLKAV
- a CDS encoding efflux RND transporter periplasmic adaptor subunit produces the protein MAKPPIDLSRLALDRSPHGETTTPNRRRKRWFTRYVLPLGIFAGFVALLGAAAGRQWLPSTSVTVVPVIVKRSEIQQAGTTLFQAPGWIEPRPTAISVAALAPGVIEELLVVEGQQIEKGEAIARLISIDAELIVEQAKNTLAIRDGEVNRAIAELDAAKIRVENPVHLQVQLADAESTLAKAMTELSKLPFLITAAQANAEFARGSMEGKRSAKGAISGRIIARSESEHATADADLKELLSRQPNLQREIDALTNKVNAIKQQIKLLVEETRQVEEAKAKLQSAEAMRDEAKLQVRQTELTLDRNVVRAPISGRVLRLIAAPGTRVMGLDSTAGQSSSTVIEMYDPHRLQVRADVRLEDVPMVTHGQSVEIETASTKGVIQGRVLQMTSTANIQKNTLEVKVELIAPPETVSPEMLVAASFLAPVTDSPGKGPNETERMFVPNQLVQSADSGTFVWIVDAANVAQRRAVDTGNLSDDGLIEIRSGLQATDKLIASNADGLKPGSPVVVTGDHQTLGIN
- a CDS encoding ABC transporter ATP-binding protein, which produces MALVELRGVSRSFHKGDETITPLDNIDLDIQAGEFMSLMGPSGTGKSTLLNLVSGIDRPDSGTIMVDGTEVTKLSRGKLADWRAANLGYIFQTHNLIPVLTAYENVELPTLLLKLSSQQRRQRVNLALEAVGLSDRADHYPRQLSGGQEQRVGIARAIVAHPKVVVADEPTGSLDVETSEQIQVLLQRLNQELDITMLMVTHDSDVASIASRQMVLDRGKFLERVRS
- a CDS encoding ABC transporter permease codes for the protein MTSYVLKTLWRHRTRTLLTVTGAAVAMFVFCFVGSVQEGLNRLTTGADADRSLIVFQENRFCPTTSRLPEDYASRIREVAGVRDVMPIQVWTNNCRASLDIVVFNGANPAQIQKTRPIKLTSGNWQQFAAQRDAAIVGRNVAQRRGLETGDQFSIGDISVKVAGVFESTVPSEENLIYTSLAFLQYTRGLDAAGLVTQHEVLLEHDADPDRVASEIDATLRAGSVATTTRRKGAFQASTLSDLVDLIGFAHWLGYACVGLVLSLVATTTVMSVQDRIKEYAVLQTIGVRPMRTMRLVLAESTILCLVGGIAGTLLALTALGIGGFAIGAEGATIAFRPSLGLAITGTIVSLVVGVVAGLAPAIQAATVPIVNSLRQS
- a CDS encoding antibiotic biosynthesis monooxygenase, encoding MDSSIANEPSTILATACPATGKEHLWEQAIGELIRTSLSFPGHLGATVLKPHTALDRQYRVITKFDSHEHMQRWYDSPERQACVVALSAFEAKPADIQHLTGLEAWFEPPQLEAHTEVAKQSHPPKYKMAVIIWIAVYATVLPMIAMLKPMVAGIHPLVSSAMLAAASVVLMTWIVMPILTRIFQAWLFPTAVKTDAAN
- a CDS encoding MarR family winged helix-turn-helix transcriptional regulator; the protein is MAAGKLQDELKRKQPFASVEQEAILSLLRTGDQLENRLARFFREHDLTLSQFNLLRILQTEDREITCGEIAERMIQVVPAITGLVDRLERQGYVVRRRCIEDRRVVYVGITTKGIEMIQWAFDPLIELEKRTLKRMTRSDLKELIRLLEKTRASMEASAE
- the sugE gene encoding quaternary ammonium compound efflux SMR transporter SugE, with the protein product MVSWILLIVAGLLETGWAVGLKYTDGFTRFWPSVWTVTALVASMILLAIAVRDLPIGTAYPIWVGIGAIGAAVFGMLALGESTSPARILFLLLMVIAIIGLKATSAATTSNID
- a CDS encoding DinB family protein, with protein sequence MTIGKKLLPEFDNEMAGTRKVIERVPDAKLAWKIHEKSNTIGWVGSHLANLPSWATMTIETDSLDVMPKDGEPFKVPCFDSVEEIVAAFDKNVARARTLLDSVSDEELHKPWSLLKTGETIFTMPKFAVLRTWVMNHIVHHRGHLCVYLRVNDVSVPALYGPSADEQ
- a CDS encoding VOC family protein — translated: MQSNPVCWFEIYVQDLGRAKLFYETVLGTELTELQMPEIEMLTFPMDMDGSGAAGALVKMDGFPSGGNSTLVYFACEDCATEASRVESAGGKIEKPKFSIGEYGFIALAVDTEGNMFGLHSQK
- a CDS encoding DoxX family protein — its product is MSKSKVTGWGLSVLLAAFLVFASASGKFTQWEGKAEMFSHLGWDEGLMFKVGVVEVVLAVLLLIPRTGFIGAILLTAYFGGATASHVRVGDPFFFPIIIAVVMWIALGLRDPRVFQLVVQASTNLPSIDDQREVPQ
- a CDS encoding YciI family protein is translated as MKYMLLIYGAEDGWTEDERKACMVKSMSICEELEREGKWIASSPLRSVTTATSVRVRDGKRQITDGPFAETTEQLGGYYIIDVDDLDEAIAIAERLPPAKKGTVEVRPIETLPEQNQTPTVKNESN
- a CDS encoding YciI family protein yields the protein MKVVVFVKATKSSEAGEMPDEKLLADMGKFNEELVQAGIVKAGEGLKPSSEGVRVHFSGSDRSSTDGPFAETKELVAGFWLWEVASMQEAIDWVKRCPNPMLEDSDIEIRPLYATEDFADSDPSGVLSDQEYKLRETVTMQQAVVQPYLFFAGRCEEALGFYEQAMGATVLMKMRFSESPDPVPDGMLQPGFEEKVMHASFKIGKMTLMASDGCGDATSHQGFRLAMSVENEAVCDRVFTALAEDGNVEMPLGKTFWSPRYGMVTDKFGIGWMVMVPGEQQ
- a CDS encoding VOC family protein; its protein translation is MTKKIFVNFPVLDLRASMAFYKAIGFENNPQFTDDTAACMVWSDVIHVMLLTHDKWRTFTDRPIPPTTSSEVALCISCDSREAVDEITALAGSHGGSADINPPQDHGFMYGRSFTDPNGHVWEPMWMDLVAMQQS
- a CDS encoding VOC family protein; protein product: MKYVCLGYIEEGNWDSLSEADGQQVLDECFMYDDQLRSGGHFLGGEALGSSRDAVTLRIKNGQVDVTDGPYAETKEVLGGILLLDARDMDHAIALMSKHPGVKMGPFEIRPADQQINSLIAERGVGFAKTKEKSIATKPAKNTICLWYDGDAEAAARFYAETFPNSSTGAVHHAPGDYPAGKKGDVLTVEFTVMGMPCLGLNGGPGIVHNMAFSFQVATADQAETDRYWNAIVSGGGEESQCGWCKDRWGVNWQITPIVLTQGYTNPNPAVAKRVFDAMMQMKKIDVAAIEAAIRG